In Devosia sp. 1566, a single genomic region encodes these proteins:
- a CDS encoding ABC transporter permease subunit: MAGITGKDAILSDYAKALEDGPKGRSLTQDAMRRLVRNKAAVVSIFLIGFIILFAFVGPYLLPWTYDKIDWSAIRKPPNFENGHFAGTDQNGRDMLARIMQGTQMSLIVAGVATLVSVVIGVIYGAVAGYFGGKVDAVMMRFVDIMYALPYILFVIILVVIFGRNPVLLFVGIGCLEWLTMARIVRGQTMSIKEREFVEAARAGGAKPWTIIMRHIVPNLTGPVVIYATLTVPEIILTESFLSYLGLGVQEPQTSLGTLISFGSPVAETLPWMLIGPAVVLVTLLLCLTYIGDGLRDALDPKDR; this comes from the coding sequence ATGGCCGGCATCACAGGCAAGGACGCCATTCTTTCCGACTATGCCAAGGCACTGGAGGACGGCCCCAAGGGGCGGTCGCTGACGCAGGATGCGATGCGGCGCCTCGTGCGCAACAAGGCGGCGGTGGTGTCGATCTTCTTGATCGGCTTCATCATCCTCTTCGCCTTTGTCGGCCCGTATCTGCTGCCCTGGACCTATGACAAGATCGACTGGAGCGCGATCAGGAAGCCCCCTAATTTCGAGAACGGGCACTTTGCAGGCACCGACCAGAACGGGCGCGACATGCTCGCCCGCATCATGCAGGGTACGCAGATGAGCCTGATCGTGGCCGGCGTTGCTACGCTGGTTTCGGTGGTGATCGGGGTGATCTATGGCGCGGTCGCCGGCTATTTCGGCGGCAAGGTCGACGCGGTAATGATGCGCTTTGTCGATATCATGTACGCGCTGCCCTATATCCTCTTCGTCATCATTCTCGTGGTGATCTTCGGGCGCAATCCCGTGCTGCTGTTCGTGGGCATCGGGTGCCTGGAATGGCTGACAATGGCGCGGATCGTGCGCGGGCAGACCATGTCGATCAAGGAGCGGGAGTTCGTCGAGGCGGCGCGGGCTGGCGGGGCCAAGCCCTGGACCATCATCATGCGCCATATCGTGCCCAATCTGACCGGGCCAGTAGTGATCTATGCGACGCTAACTGTCCCGGAGATCATCCTCACAGAGAGTTTCCTTTCCTATCTGGGGCTAGGGGTGCAAGAGCCGCAGACCTCGCTTGGAACGCTGATCTCGTTCGGCTCGCCCGTGGCGGAAACGCTGCCCTGGATGCTGATCGGCCCGGCGGTGGTGCTAGTCACCCTCCTGCTTTGCCTCACCTATATCGGGGATGGCCTGCGCGATGCGCTGGATCCCAAGGATCGCTAA
- the ykgO gene encoding type B 50S ribosomal protein L36, which yields MKVRNSLKALMTRHRANKLVRRRGRVYIINKVDKRFKARQG from the coding sequence ATGAAAGTCCGCAACTCGCTGAAGGCGTTGATGACTCGCCACCGCGCGAACAAGCTCGTCCGCCGTCGCGGCCGCGTTTACATCATCAACAAGGTGGACAAGCGCTTCAAGGCCCGCCAGGGCTAA
- the corA gene encoding magnesium/cobalt transporter CorA has product MLRIYTRTQDRLVPFESGHTGAVPIWLDLISPSDEDVREVERLLAVDVPSRAEMEEIELSARLYMEDGAIFMTLTGLAHLDTETPIKTPITFILKNNSLVTVRYAEPTPFLAYTNRAQRAKGAVHGSGEEIMLGLIEAMIDRTADALERIGNETDNLSHEVFNTTKAKANKKTRSLEKVISQIGQKAELLTMIQESLVSMSRLVTYYSAVEDTSDDKESRYLVRLIQRDATSLGEHARASSARLDFLLNATLGMINLEQNQIIKIFSVAAVVFLPPTLVASIYGMNYEHMPELHWQLGYPWAIGLMVLSALLPFLYFKRKGWL; this is encoded by the coding sequence ATGCTGCGCATCTATACCCGGACCCAGGATCGGCTCGTGCCCTTTGAAAGCGGCCACACCGGTGCCGTGCCGATCTGGCTCGACCTGATCAGCCCCAGTGACGAGGACGTCCGGGAAGTCGAGCGGCTGCTGGCCGTCGACGTGCCCAGCCGTGCCGAGATGGAGGAAATTGAGCTCTCGGCCCGGCTTTATATGGAAGATGGCGCGATTTTCATGACCCTTACGGGTCTGGCTCATCTGGACACGGAAACGCCGATCAAGACGCCGATCACCTTCATCCTCAAGAACAATTCCCTGGTCACTGTCCGCTATGCCGAGCCCACACCTTTCCTGGCCTACACCAACCGGGCGCAGCGGGCGAAGGGGGCAGTGCACGGCTCGGGCGAGGAAATCATGCTCGGGCTTATCGAAGCGATGATTGACCGCACGGCGGACGCGCTGGAGCGGATTGGCAACGAAACCGACAATTTGTCCCATGAGGTGTTCAACACCACCAAAGCCAAGGCCAACAAGAAGACGCGCAGCCTCGAAAAGGTTATTTCCCAGATCGGGCAGAAGGCTGAGCTGCTGACGATGATCCAGGAGAGCCTGGTGAGCATGTCGCGGCTCGTGACCTATTATTCGGCAGTCGAGGACACGTCCGACGACAAGGAAAGCCGCTATCTGGTGCGGCTGATCCAACGCGATGCCACTTCGCTGGGCGAGCATGCACGGGCATCGTCGGCCCGGCTGGACTTTTTGCTCAATGCGACGCTGGGCATGATCAATCTCGAGCAGAACCAGATCATCAAGATCTTCTCGGTGGCTGCCGTGGTGTTCCTGCCGCCAACCCTGGTGGCGTCGATCTATGGCATGAACTACGAGCATATGCCCGAACTCCATTGGCAGCTGGGCTATCCCTGGGCGATTGGGCTGATGGTGCTGTCGGCCTTGCTGCCGTTCCTGTATTTCAAGCGCAAGGGTTGGCTTTAG
- a CDS encoding peptide ABC transporter substrate-binding protein, with product MKFAQTLRAVSVASAMALLMSSAASAVTLNMMNGSEPGSLDPHKASGDWENRIIGDYIEGLMAEDANADAIPGQAESYTVSEDGLVYTFKLRDGIQWSDGEPVTAEDFVFAFQRLFNPATASEYAYLQFPIKNGSELAEGALTDFNELGVKALDDKTVEITLEGPTPYFLQALTHYTAYPIPKHVVDKVGDAWTAPENIVGNGPYKITEWVPGSYVKSVKSETYYDAANVQIDEVNYFVQDDLAAALARYRAGEYDILVDIPADQAEWIKTNLPGQDFFAPFLGVYYYVINQEKAPFDNAEVRKAMSMAINRDVIGPDVLGTGELPAYGWVPEGTANYEGVEPYQPEWIGLSYEERVAQAKAIMEGLGYNASNPLPVQLKYNTNDNHQRVAVAISSMWEQIGIKTELFNSETAVHYDALRAGDFQVGRAGWLLDYSDPSNTLELLTTGIMQDGQMNWGNNYGRYSNPEFDALVKSAAAESDLAVRAKMLGDAEKIAMDETGAIPIYWYIAQNVVTPSITGFVNNAKDIHRTRWLTKAE from the coding sequence ATGAAATTCGCGCAAACTCTTAGGGCTGTGTCAGTAGCGAGCGCCATGGCGCTGCTGATGAGCAGCGCGGCCTCCGCTGTTACGCTCAACATGATGAACGGCTCCGAGCCCGGCTCGCTCGACCCGCACAAGGCCTCGGGCGACTGGGAAAACCGGATCATCGGCGACTATATCGAAGGCCTGATGGCTGAAGACGCCAATGCCGATGCCATTCCGGGCCAGGCCGAAAGCTATACCGTTTCCGAAGACGGGCTGGTTTATACCTTCAAGCTGCGCGACGGCATTCAGTGGAGCGACGGCGAGCCGGTAACGGCAGAAGACTTTGTGTTTGCCTTCCAGCGCTTGTTCAATCCCGCCACCGCGTCGGAATATGCCTATCTGCAGTTCCCCATCAAGAATGGCTCGGAACTGGCGGAAGGGGCCCTCACCGATTTCAATGAACTGGGCGTCAAGGCGCTGGACGACAAGACCGTCGAGATCACGCTTGAAGGCCCGACGCCCTATTTCCTCCAGGCGCTGACCCACTACACCGCTTATCCCATTCCCAAGCATGTGGTCGACAAGGTCGGCGATGCCTGGACGGCGCCCGAGAACATCGTGGGCAATGGTCCCTACAAGATCACCGAATGGGTGCCCGGCTCCTATGTGAAGTCGGTCAAGTCGGAGACCTATTACGATGCTGCCAATGTGCAGATCGATGAGGTCAACTATTTCGTGCAGGATGACCTGGCCGCGGCCCTCGCGCGCTATCGTGCCGGCGAATACGACATCCTCGTTGATATCCCGGCTGACCAGGCCGAGTGGATCAAGACCAACCTGCCCGGGCAGGATTTCTTCGCCCCGTTCCTGGGCGTTTATTACTATGTGATCAACCAGGAAAAAGCCCCCTTCGACAATGCCGAGGTGCGCAAGGCCATGTCGATGGCGATCAATCGCGACGTGATCGGCCCCGATGTGCTGGGCACGGGCGAATTGCCCGCTTATGGCTGGGTGCCCGAAGGCACTGCCAACTATGAGGGCGTCGAGCCCTATCAGCCCGAATGGATCGGTCTCTCCTATGAAGAGCGCGTGGCGCAAGCCAAGGCGATCATGGAAGGGCTGGGCTATAATGCCTCCAACCCGCTGCCCGTGCAGCTCAAGTACAACACCAATGACAACCACCAGCGCGTGGCCGTCGCCATCTCCTCCATGTGGGAGCAGATCGGGATCAAGACCGAGCTCTTCAACTCCGAAACCGCCGTGCACTATGACGCGCTGCGCGCCGGGGACTTCCAGGTCGGCCGTGCCGGCTGGCTGCTCGATTATTCCGATCCGTCCAACACGCTGGAGCTCCTGACCACCGGCATCATGCAGGATGGCCAGATGAACTGGGGCAACAACTATGGCCGTTATTCCAACCCCGAGTTCGATGCGCTGGTGAAGTCGGCCGCTGCCGAGTCTGACTTGGCCGTTCGGGCCAAGATGCTGGGCGATGCCGAAAAGATCGCCATGGATGAAACCGGCGCGATCCCGATCTACTGGTATATCGCCCAGAACGTCGTGACGCCCTCGATCACCGGCTTTGTCAACAATGCCAAGGACATCCACCGTACACGCTGGCTGACCAAGGCCGAATAA
- a CDS encoding ABC transporter ATP-binding protein → MKHVLDVQDMSVTFALHESEVQAVREMNFTLARGETLAVVGESGSGKSQAFLSIMGLLAKNGRASGRAIMGDVDLLALGPNELDRYRGRDIAMIFQDPMTSLNPTLRIRTQLAEVLVKHRGFEQKAATRATVDMLERVGIPEPAKRANSFPHELSGGMRQRVMIAMALLCQPKILIADEPTTALDVTVQAQMLELFKTLTEDFGTSLVLITHDLGVVAGVADRMMVMYGGRAVEKGTVDDLFYHPRHPYTLGLLHSTPHIAKRAERLDPIQGLPPSLENLPKGCSFNPRCAFCFDRCLEERPPLMDTGNGREKACFYEGPMAYGKVA, encoded by the coding sequence ATGAAGCACGTACTTGACGTCCAGGATATGTCGGTCACCTTCGCGCTGCACGAAAGCGAAGTGCAGGCGGTGCGCGAGATGAATTTTACGCTCGCGCGGGGTGAAACGCTGGCTGTGGTGGGGGAAAGCGGCTCGGGCAAGAGCCAGGCCTTTCTGTCGATCATGGGCCTGTTGGCCAAGAACGGGCGCGCTTCGGGGCGCGCTATAATGGGTGATGTGGACCTGCTGGCGCTGGGACCCAATGAGCTCGACCGCTATCGCGGCCGGGACATCGCGATGATCTTTCAGGATCCCATGACTTCGCTCAACCCGACGCTGCGCATCCGCACGCAGCTGGCCGAGGTGTTGGTCAAGCATCGCGGGTTCGAGCAGAAGGCCGCCACCCGCGCCACCGTCGACATGCTTGAGCGCGTCGGGATTCCTGAACCGGCCAAGCGCGCCAACAGCTTTCCCCATGAGCTTTCGGGCGGGATGCGGCAGCGCGTCATGATCGCCATGGCGCTGCTGTGCCAGCCCAAGATCCTGATCGCCGATGAGCCGACCACGGCGCTGGACGTGACGGTGCAGGCGCAGATGCTGGAGCTGTTCAAGACGCTGACCGAGGACTTCGGCACTTCGCTGGTGCTGATCACTCATGATCTGGGGGTCGTTGCCGGCGTCGCCGACCGCATGATGGTGATGTATGGCGGCCGGGCGGTGGAAAAGGGCACGGTGGACGATTTGTTCTACCATCCGCGCCATCCCTATACGCTGGGGCTGCTGCATTCGACGCCCCATATCGCCAAGCGGGCCGAGCGGCTCGACCCGATCCAGGGGCTGCCGCCAAGCCTGGAGAACCTGCCCAAGGGCTGCTCGTTCAATCCGCGCTGCGCGTTCTGCTTTGACCGGTGCCTCGAAGAGCGCCCGCCGCTGATGGACACCGGCAATGGGCGCGAAAAAGCCTGCTTTTATGAGGGCCCGATGGCCTATGGAAAGGTCGCCTGA
- a CDS encoding acetyl-CoA C-acetyltransferase, whose protein sequence is MTELRKVAIVGSARIPFARGNTAYSEQTNLSMLAAALGGLADKFGLKGQKIDEVIGGAVISHSRDFNLAREALLDAGLSPRTPGTTMQIACGTSLQAALSLGAKIATGEIDSAIAAGADSVSDSPVVFGDKFQHRMIDLNKARTTRDKLGVFKGFSLGELTPVAPSTQEPRTGLSMGQHCELMAREWGITRRAQDEWAVDSHRKAAAAYDEGFHDDLLVPCAGLDRDNNVRADANLAKMADLKPAFDKSSGHGTLTAANSTPLTDGAAAVLLASEDWARERGLPVLAYLTAGRVAGNDFAHGEGLLMAPTIAVSEMLARKGLGFADFDLFELHEAFAAQVLCTLKAWNDPDYCRRELGREEVLGPIDPERINRKGSSIAYGHPFAATGARILGLTAKMLAEGQGQRALLSVCTAGGQGVAAIVERAA, encoded by the coding sequence ATGACTGAACTGCGCAAAGTCGCGATTGTGGGGTCGGCGCGGATCCCGTTTGCGCGGGGGAACACGGCCTATAGCGAGCAAACCAATCTTTCGATGCTGGCGGCGGCGCTGGGCGGGCTGGCTGACAAGTTCGGGCTCAAGGGGCAAAAGATCGACGAGGTGATCGGGGGGGCGGTGATCAGCCATAGCCGCGATTTCAACCTGGCGCGCGAAGCCCTGCTCGATGCGGGCCTGTCACCGCGCACGCCCGGCACGACAATGCAGATTGCCTGCGGCACGAGCCTGCAGGCAGCGCTGAGCCTTGGGGCCAAGATCGCGACGGGCGAGATCGACAGCGCCATTGCGGCCGGTGCCGACAGCGTCAGCGACAGCCCGGTGGTATTTGGCGACAAGTTCCAGCACCGAATGATCGATCTCAACAAGGCGCGCACCACGCGCGACAAGCTTGGTGTGTTCAAGGGGTTCTCGCTCGGGGAGCTGACGCCGGTGGCGCCCTCTACCCAGGAGCCGCGTACGGGGCTGTCGATGGGGCAGCATTGCGAGCTGATGGCGCGCGAATGGGGCATTACCCGGCGGGCGCAGGATGAGTGGGCGGTAGACAGCCACCGCAAGGCCGCGGCTGCCTATGACGAAGGTTTCCACGACGATCTGCTGGTGCCCTGCGCGGGGCTCGACCGCGACAACAATGTGCGGGCGGATGCCAATCTGGCCAAGATGGCGGATCTCAAGCCGGCATTCGACAAGAGTTCGGGCCATGGCACGCTGACGGCGGCGAACTCGACCCCGCTCACCGACGGGGCGGCAGCGGTGCTGCTGGCGAGCGAGGATTGGGCCCGCGAGCGCGGGCTGCCGGTGCTGGCGTATCTCACGGCCGGGCGGGTGGCGGGCAATGACTTCGCCCATGGTGAGGGCTTGTTGATGGCTCCCACGATTGCCGTTTCCGAGATGCTGGCGCGCAAGGGACTGGGCTTTGCCGATTTCGACCTGTTCGAGCTGCACGAGGCCTTTGCCGCGCAGGTGCTGTGCACGCTCAAGGCCTGGAACGATCCCGATTATTGCCGGCGCGAGCTGGGCCGAGAGGAGGTGCTGGGGCCGATCGATCCCGAGCGGATCAACCGCAAGGGATCGAGCATCGCTTATGGGCATCCCTTTGCGGCAACGGGCGCGCGCATTCTGGGGCTGACGGCCAAGATGTTGGCCGAAGGGCAGGGGCAGCGGGCCCTGCTGTCGGTCTGCACGGCAGGTGGACAGGGCGTGGCGGCGATTGTGGAGCGGGCGGCGTGA
- a CDS encoding glutathione S-transferase family protein: MIPTITAFADSPDQGAGLARDMRVRWALEEVGQPYHVRLVSFAQMRQPAHLALHPFGQIPTYEEGTLTLFESGAIVLHVAQQHPGLLLPEEPDARARAMTWMFAALSTVEPPIVELEIAELLERNESWSQQRLPLVKDRIHHRLRQLAAFLGTKDWLDGAFSAADLMLVHVLLRLSGAGILEHYPDLCRYLARAQERPAYRRAFAAQLAVFTATRPSA; the protein is encoded by the coding sequence ATGATCCCCACCATCACCGCCTTTGCCGATTCTCCTGATCAAGGTGCGGGCCTCGCCCGCGACATGCGCGTGCGCTGGGCGCTCGAGGAAGTGGGGCAGCCCTACCATGTGCGCCTCGTGTCCTTTGCCCAGATGCGCCAGCCCGCCCATCTGGCCCTCCATCCCTTCGGACAAATCCCGACCTACGAGGAGGGCACGCTCACCCTGTTCGAATCGGGCGCCATCGTCCTGCACGTCGCCCAGCAGCATCCCGGCCTCCTCTTGCCCGAGGAACCCGACGCCCGCGCCCGCGCCATGACCTGGATGTTCGCGGCTCTATCAACGGTCGAGCCGCCCATTGTCGAGCTCGAAATCGCCGAACTCCTTGAACGCAACGAGAGCTGGTCGCAGCAGCGCCTACCGCTGGTGAAGGATCGCATCCACCACCGGCTGCGCCAGCTTGCTGCCTTTCTGGGCACCAAGGACTGGCTTGATGGCGCCTTCAGCGCCGCCGATCTGATGCTGGTGCATGTGCTGCTGCGCTTGAGCGGCGCCGGCATCCTCGAGCATTATCCCGATCTCTGCCGCTATCTCGCCCGCGCTCAGGAGCGCCCGGCTTATCGGCGCGCCTTTGCCGCCCAGCTCGCCGTCTTCACCGCCACCCGGCCCTCAGCTTGA
- a CDS encoding 3-hydroxyacyl-CoA dehydrogenase NAD-binding domain-containing protein, whose protein sequence is MIEELMDTPILPFEGVTGSWRFHKDVEDIGWLTIDSPDAPVNTLSTAAILELEELIGRIEGMADRRELVGVVLLSGKDSGFIAGADVREFDKMDLALLPDALRQAHKLFDRIENLKIPVVAGIHGFCLGGGLELALACHYRIAVKDEKTKLGFPEVNLGIFPGFGGTGRSIRQAGPVDAMNLMLTGKMLRAGPARGLGLVDKLVRHRDNLRWEGRKAVLQKRRSTVAPITKTIMAMGPLRGYVADKMRQKVGKKAKREHYPAPYGLIELFEEHGNDWRAMIAGEVPAFVPLMGSTAATNLRRVFFLSEGLKKQAAKGQQFRRVHVIGAGVMGGDIAAWCALRGMSVTLQDLDMNRIKPALERGKALFKKRLKKRFEVDTAMLRLQADPDGKGVARADVVIEAVVEDLAIKRQIFAELETEIKPGAILATNTSSIELERIAEGLSDPSRLIGLHFFNPVAQLPLVEVIRSRFNSDEEIGKGAAFAVAIGKSPVVVKSAPGFLVNRVLMPYMLGAVERVEAGESPELLDAAAVAFGMPMGPIELMDTVGLDVGQSVATELGHAVPEGSRFAELVRRGKLGRKSGQGFYKWSDGKAQKGETPAHADLAGLGRELVRPLVDTTEVVLAEGVVANADLADIGVILGTGFAPFLGGPLQARRDGKA, encoded by the coding sequence ATGATCGAAGAGCTGATGGACACCCCCATCCTGCCCTTTGAGGGCGTGACGGGTTCGTGGCGCTTCCACAAGGATGTGGAAGATATCGGCTGGCTGACCATCGATAGCCCCGATGCGCCGGTCAATACGCTCAGCACCGCGGCGATCCTCGAGCTTGAAGAGCTGATCGGGCGCATCGAGGGGATGGCCGACAGGCGCGAACTCGTGGGGGTGGTGCTGCTGTCGGGCAAGGATAGCGGCTTTATCGCCGGCGCCGATGTGCGCGAATTCGACAAGATGGACCTGGCGCTGCTGCCAGACGCGCTGCGGCAGGCTCATAAACTGTTTGACCGGATCGAGAACCTCAAGATCCCGGTGGTTGCGGGCATTCACGGCTTTTGCCTTGGCGGCGGGCTGGAGCTGGCGCTGGCCTGCCACTACCGGATCGCGGTCAAGGACGAGAAAACCAAGCTCGGCTTTCCCGAGGTCAATCTGGGGATCTTTCCGGGTTTTGGTGGCACCGGCCGATCCATCCGCCAGGCCGGGCCGGTAGATGCCATGAACCTGATGCTCACCGGCAAGATGCTGCGGGCGGGCCCGGCGCGCGGGCTGGGGCTCGTCGACAAGCTGGTGCGCCATCGCGACAATCTGCGCTGGGAAGGGCGCAAGGCCGTGCTGCAAAAGCGCCGGTCCACCGTGGCGCCAATCACCAAGACGATCATGGCGATGGGGCCGCTGCGCGGCTATGTGGCCGACAAGATGCGCCAAAAGGTCGGCAAGAAGGCCAAGCGCGAGCATTACCCGGCGCCTTATGGGCTGATCGAGCTGTTTGAAGAACACGGCAATGACTGGCGCGCGATGATTGCGGGCGAGGTGCCGGCCTTTGTGCCGCTGATGGGTTCGACCGCGGCGACCAATCTGCGCCGGGTGTTCTTTTTGTCCGAGGGGCTCAAGAAGCAGGCAGCCAAGGGGCAGCAGTTCCGGCGCGTGCATGTGATCGGGGCGGGGGTGATGGGCGGGGATATTGCCGCCTGGTGCGCGCTGCGCGGCATGAGCGTGACGCTGCAGGATCTCGACATGAACCGGATCAAGCCGGCGCTGGAGCGGGGCAAGGCGCTGTTCAAGAAGCGGCTGAAGAAACGCTTTGAGGTGGATACCGCCATGTTGCGGCTGCAGGCCGATCCCGATGGCAAGGGCGTGGCGCGGGCCGATGTGGTGATCGAGGCGGTGGTGGAGGATCTGGCGATCAAGCGCCAGATTTTTGCCGAGCTCGAGACCGAGATCAAGCCGGGGGCGATCCTGGCGACCAATACGTCCTCCATCGAGCTGGAGCGGATTGCGGAGGGGCTGAGCGATCCATCCCGGCTGATCGGGCTGCATTTCTTCAACCCGGTGGCCCAGTTGCCGCTGGTCGAGGTGATCCGCTCGCGCTTCAATAGCGACGAGGAGATCGGCAAGGGCGCGGCTTTTGCCGTGGCCATCGGCAAGTCGCCGGTGGTGGTGAAATCGGCGCCGGGCTTTCTCGTGAACCGGGTGCTGATGCCTTATATGCTCGGCGCGGTGGAGCGGGTGGAAGCGGGGGAAAGCCCCGAACTGCTCGATGCAGCGGCCGTGGCCTTCGGCATGCCGATGGGGCCGATCGAACTCATGGATACGGTGGGGCTCGATGTCGGCCAGTCGGTGGCGACGGAGCTGGGGCATGCCGTGCCCGAGGGGTCGCGCTTTGCCGAACTGGTGCGGCGTGGCAAGCTTGGGCGCAAAAGCGGGCAGGGTTTTTACAAGTGGAGCGACGGCAAGGCGCAAAAGGGTGAAACCCCGGCCCATGCCGATCTCGCAGGTTTGGGGCGTGAACTGGTCCGCCCGCTGGTCGATACTACCGAAGTTGTGCTGGCTGAGGGCGTGGTCGCCAATGCGGATCTGGCCGATATCGGGGTGATTTTGGGCACCGGCTTTGCGCCGTTCCTGGGCGGGCCGCTGCAGGCGCGCCGGGATGGAAAGGCGTGA
- a CDS encoding dipeptide ABC transporter ATP-binding protein, protein MDQTPINLLEIKDLKKTFSISVGLFSRKLTLTALENINFSIRKGETLGIVGESGCGKSTLGRCILQLIAPDEGQVLWLGQDLTRVPAEEMRKRRQDLQIIFQDPLASLNPRMTVGDIIADPLRTLRPELNKAERRARVLKIMAAVGLLPEMINRYPHEFSGGQAQRIGIARALITEPKLIVCDEPVSALDVSIQAQILNLLAELKEEFGLTLIFISHNLSVVRHVSDRILVLYLGRIVELATGDEIYEDPKHPYTRALLTAVPIPDPRLARQRNVDALRGEIPSPINPPSGCPFRTRCRFAKPYCAEKRPVLETIEDGRLVACHRWREIGVPEDAVLGH, encoded by the coding sequence ATGGACCAGACCCCGATCAACCTGCTCGAGATCAAGGATCTCAAAAAGACCTTCTCCATTTCCGTCGGCCTATTCAGCCGCAAGCTGACGCTGACGGCGCTCGAGAACATCAACTTTTCCATCCGCAAGGGCGAGACCCTTGGCATTGTGGGGGAAAGCGGCTGCGGCAAGTCAACGCTCGGGCGCTGCATCCTGCAGCTGATCGCGCCAGACGAGGGGCAGGTGCTGTGGCTAGGGCAGGATCTGACCCGGGTGCCGGCCGAGGAAATGCGCAAGCGCCGGCAGGACTTGCAGATCATCTTCCAGGACCCGCTGGCCTCGCTCAATCCGCGCATGACCGTGGGCGACATCATCGCCGACCCCTTGCGCACGCTGCGGCCCGAGCTCAACAAGGCCGAGCGGCGGGCCCGCGTACTCAAGATCATGGCGGCGGTGGGCCTCTTGCCCGAGATGATCAACCGCTATCCGCACGAGTTTTCGGGCGGGCAGGCGCAGCGCATCGGCATTGCCCGGGCGCTGATCACCGAGCCCAAGCTCATTGTCTGCGACGAGCCGGTTTCGGCGCTCGACGTGTCGATCCAGGCGCAGATCCTCAACCTGCTCGCCGAACTCAAGGAAGAGTTCGGGCTGACGCTGATCTTCATCTCGCACAATCTGAGCGTCGTGCGGCATGTGTCCGACCGCATCCTCGTGCTCTATCTCGGGCGAATCGTGGAGCTGGCAACGGGGGACGAGATCTATGAGGACCCCAAGCACCCCTATACACGGGCGCTGCTGACGGCCGTGCCCATTCCCGACCCCAGATTGGCGCGGCAACGCAATGTGGATGCGCTGCGGGGGGAAATCCCCTCGCCGATCAATCCGCCTTCAGGGTGCCCGTTCCGCACCCGCTGTCGCTTCGCCAAGCCTTATTGCGCGGAAAAGCGGCCAGTGCTCGAAACCATCGAAGATGGGCGGCTCGTTGCCTGCCATCGCTGGCGCGAGATCGGCGTGCCTGAGGACGCGGTGCTGGGGCACTAG
- a CDS encoding ABC transporter permease subunit has protein sequence MFGFALRRVLSALPVALIAVTACFFILRLAPGGPFDGERALPPQTLANLRAHYNLDQPLISQYFIYIGRLLQGDFGPSMVYNDFTVSQMLWIGLPFTLMLGFTAFIIGTVVGLIAGAISAVNQNKWPDYLLVMLVMIGLVVPNFLIGSILQLVFGVYLGWLPAGGWQNGSIVHLVLPVAVLVLPHAGRTARLMRGSMIEVLGTNYVRTARSQGLGTRLILARHAIKPALLPVVSYLGPGLSYLLTGSLVVEQIFALPGIGKYFISAALNRDYGLVLGTTILYMFIILAVNLVVDLLYAWLDPKVRLR, from the coding sequence ATGTTCGGATTTGCTTTGCGGCGCGTGCTGTCGGCTTTGCCGGTGGCGCTGATCGCCGTGACGGCGTGTTTTTTCATTTTGCGGCTGGCCCCGGGCGGTCCTTTTGACGGCGAACGCGCGTTGCCGCCGCAAACGCTGGCCAATCTGCGGGCCCACTACAACCTCGACCAGCCGCTGATCAGCCAGTATTTCATCTATATCGGCCGGCTGCTGCAGGGCGATTTCGGACCCTCGATGGTCTACAACGACTTCACCGTGTCCCAGATGCTGTGGATCGGCTTGCCCTTCACGCTGATGCTGGGTTTCACCGCCTTCATCATCGGCACGGTGGTGGGGCTGATTGCCGGTGCCATTTCGGCGGTAAACCAGAACAAGTGGCCTGACTACCTGCTCGTCATGCTGGTGATGATCGGGCTCGTCGTGCCCAATTTCCTGATCGGCAGCATCTTGCAGTTGGTGTTCGGGGTGTATCTGGGCTGGTTGCCGGCGGGCGGCTGGCAGAACGGCTCGATCGTCCATCTGGTGCTGCCCGTGGCGGTGCTGGTGCTGCCCCATGCGGGGCGCACGGCGCGGCTGATGCGCGGCTCGATGATCGAAGTGCTGGGCACCAATTATGTGCGCACCGCCCGTTCCCAGGGCCTCGGCACGCGGCTGATCCTTGCGCGGCACGCCATCAAGCCGGCGCTCCTGCCCGTCGTGTCCTATCTGGGGCCGGGGTTGAGCTATCTGCTGACCGGCTCGCTCGTTGTGGAACAGATCTTCGCACTGCCGGGGATCGGCAAGTATTTCATCAGCGCCGCGCTCAACCGCGACTACGGCCTCGTGCTGGGAACGACCATTTTGTACATGTTTATTATTCTGGCCGTGAACCTCGTGGTTGACCTGCTTTATGCCTGGCTCGACCCCAAGGTGAGGTTGCGCTGA